Proteins co-encoded in one Bacillus paramycoides genomic window:
- a CDS encoding tetratricopeptide repeat protein gives MSNKLETGIQYMQEGNWEEAAKNFTEAIEENPKDALGYINFANLLDVLGDSERAILFYKRALELDDKSAAAYYGLGNVYYGQEQFAEAKAVFEQAMQAGLQSADVTFMLGITHVQLGNDRLALPFLQRATELDENDVEAVFQCGLCFARLEHIQEAKPYFEKVLEMDEEHADAYYNLGVAYVFEENNEKALALFKKATEIQPDHFLAGNGVRLLEQEAE, from the coding sequence ATGTCAAACAAACTTGAAACAGGTATTCAATATATGCAAGAAGGAAACTGGGAAGAAGCTGCTAAAAATTTCACAGAAGCAATCGAAGAAAATCCGAAAGATGCGCTTGGATACATTAATTTTGCAAACTTATTAGATGTACTAGGTGACAGTGAGAGAGCGATTTTATTTTATAAACGTGCATTAGAGCTAGATGATAAATCTGCGGCTGCTTATTATGGATTAGGTAATGTATATTACGGTCAAGAGCAATTTGCAGAAGCTAAAGCTGTATTTGAACAAGCGATGCAAGCTGGCTTACAATCAGCGGATGTAACATTTATGTTAGGTATTACGCATGTGCAACTTGGAAATGATCGTCTTGCACTGCCGTTTTTACAAAGAGCAACAGAATTAGATGAAAATGATGTAGAAGCTGTGTTTCAGTGTGGACTTTGCTTTGCGCGACTAGAACATATTCAAGAAGCGAAACCTTATTTTGAAAAGGTATTAGAAATGGATGAAGAGCATGCGGATGCGTATTATAATTTAGGCGTTGCGTACGTATTTGAAGAAAATAACGAGAAGGCTCTTGCTTTATTTAAGAAAGCAACTGAAATTCAGCCAGATCACTTTTTAGCTGGTAATGGAGTTCGTTTATTAGAGCAAGAAGCTGAATAA